From Acanthopagrus latus isolate v.2019 chromosome 22, fAcaLat1.1, whole genome shotgun sequence, the proteins below share one genomic window:
- the stxbp6l gene encoding syntaxin binding protein 6 (amisyn), like produces the protein MNIQSAINKELFIPRDERMLVAVEVRRRKRKRMSSLLPGAKGDYTTFICVSVTNTRPHQLLITKVKRFGGSSSFTRRSQWTVEQLRQVNGINPNKDSPEFDLVFDNAVDQWVASSSAEKCIFVQILYHACQTYWEGKAGSLGKAGKLGKVGRKGKPSQHAHEELGAGPSDSSPGPASKTLRARRKSYVPPRKAEFINCQSKLTGDACTMNLVIYRCKAFLNRMKNMMVTNQRSSGRGQPGQRATGSTVGNVVQRVNVSLGERGDRLTRAEDKTVELMHKAHQFADTAHKLALKYSK, from the exons ATGAACATTCAGTCTGCCATCAACAAAGAGCTCTTCATCCCTCGTGATGAGCGGATGCTGGTGGCAGTGGAGGTgcggaggaggaaaaggaagaggatgTCCTCCCTGCTCCCTGGAGCCAAAGGAGACTACACCacattcatctgtgtttcag TGACCAACACCAGGCCACATCAGCTCCTCATTACAAAGGTGAAGCGGTTTGgtggctcctcctccttcaccaggAGGTCCCAGTGGACAGTGGAGCAGCTCAGACAGGTTAACGGCATCAACCCCAACAAG GACAGCCCTGAGTTCGACCTAGTGTTTGACAATGCTGTGGACCAGTGGGTGGCCAGCTCATCAGCAGAGAAGTGTATCTTTGTCCAGATCTTGTATCACGCCTGCCAAACCTATTGGGAGGGGAAAGCAGGGAGCCTGGGAAAGGCAGGGAAGTTGGGCAAGGTGGGACGCAAGGGGAAACCAAGTCAGCACGCTCACGAAGAACTTGGAGCTGGTCCAAGTGACTCCTCACCAGGCCCTGCATCAAAAACCCTGAGGGCCCGGAGAAAGAGCTATGTCCCCCCCAGAAAGGCAGAGTTCATCAACTGCCAGTCCAAACTCACAGGAG atGCCTGCACTATGAATCTGGTCATCTACCGCTGCAAAGCCTTCTTGAATCGTATGAAGAATATGATGGTCACAAACCAAAGATCATCAGGTCGAG GTCAGCCTGGACAGCGTGCCACAGGgagcactgtgggtaatgtagttcAGAGGGTAAATGTGTCTCTTGGAGAGCGTGGGGACAGACTGACTCGTGCTGAGGACAAGACTGTGGAGCTGATGCACAAAGCCCATCAGTTTGCAGACACTGCTCACAAG CTGGCCCTGAAGTACTCAAAGTAG